The Paraconexibacter algicola genome includes the window GGCGACGGCGGCGAGGCCGACCAGCGGAAGGCCGATCGCGCCGAGCGCGAGCGTCGCGGTCGCGCCGAGGGGCCCCTCCGCGAGTCCGGCGAGCAGCGGGACGAGCAGCGTGCCCACCGCGACGGCGACGCTCATGCCGCCGATCGACCGGCCGGCGCGCCCCGGGCCGCCGAGCCGCGCGAGGGCGGCCTGCGCGGCGGGCGGGAAGCCGGCCGCGGCCAGACCCTCGAGCGCCCGGCCGACGAGCCAGCCGCCGTCCCCGAGCGGCAGCAGCAGCACGACGCCGCCGACGAGCAGCAGCAGCGTCGAGGCGCGCATCGCGGCGGGCGCGCCGTGACGGTCGGCCCAGGCGCCCCAGGGGAGGAAGGCGAGGGCGAACGCGGCACAGAAGGGGACGACCGACCAGGCGGGGTCGTCGGGCGCGCGGCCGCCGTCGAGCGCGGCGGCGAAGGCCGCGATGCCGTACACGACGGCCGCGCCGGTCCAGATCCGCAACGGCGCGCGGCGGGACGATTGTTCAACAATCGAGGGCACGTGGCGAGGCTAGCAGCCCCGCCGCGTGATTGTCCAACAATCGCTGTCGGCCGGCGCGACTACAGGTCGAGCAGCCCCAGGCGCACACCCAGCGGCAGCGCGTTCGCGCGGAAGCGCTCGGTCCCGGTCGCGAGCGTCACCGCCACACCCCCGTTGGCGTTCGCGTAGCGGACCGCCCGGGTCACGTCGCTGACCCCGTTGCTGAGCGGCACCGGCGCGATCGACAGCGTGCTCAGCACGCCGAGCGCGCGGCCGGAGCGGTCCAGGAACGCGCTGCCCGAATCCCCGGGGATGCCTGGCGTCAGCGTGTAGACCGGGTGGTTCCAGCCGCCGCCGTTGGCGCCGAGGCTCACCCCACGCTTCGGGCTCAGCAGCTTCAGCCCGCCGCGCAGCGACGAGTTGCCGTAGCTGTAGACGGTGTCGAGCAGCCGCGTGCCGGACGACGAGGGCGCCGTCGGGCCGCCCCAGTGCGGGATCGACGGGTTGACGCGCCCGTGGTCGGCCCGGTCGAGCTTCACGAGCGCGAAGTCGTTGTACTGGCAGGTGTCGTCGTCGCGCTCGCCCCGCCCCTGCATCGTCAGCCACGAGCTGTAGACGAGCGTTCCGGGCCGTGACGCCCCGCGGACCGTGACCGCGGTCCCCAGCGGCAGCGACTTCGCCTCGCAGCCGTTCGTGTCCGTCGCCTCCCCGGTCCCCGCGCAGTGCGCGGCCTGGCCGAGGTAGACGCCGCCCGACGCGTCGGTGAAGACGAAGTTCGCGGTGCACTGCGAGCCCGCGGTGAACGTCTGCACCCCGGGCGTGACGGTCGCCGACGCCGCGGGCGCCCAGGCGGGCGCAGCGGCGGCGGGGGCCGCGGCGATCCCGGCGCAGACGGTGGCGGCGGCGAGGAACGTGGACAACCTGGTCATGGCTTCTCCCTGCTCGGTGACGGTTCGACGCGACGAGCTGACCCTGCGACGGCCCTGCCGACCGTCTCCCCCAGGGTGACACAGCCCGGCATCGAAGGCGTAAGGTCAAGCGTTCCCGTGCGCGACCGTCCGCCGCCCGCCCCACCGACCGTCGAACCCGCACGCGCCACCCGGCGCGACGAGGACCTGTCCCTCGCGCTCCGCGCGGCGAACATGGGCTGGTGGGAGTGGGACCTGCCCGACGGCGAGATCCGCTGGTCCCAGGGGCACGAGGACGCGCACGGTGGCACCGCGGCCCCGCTCACGTACGAGGACTACCTGCGCACCGTCCACCCCGACGACCGCGAGCGCATGGACGCGCTCATCCGCGACGCGGTGGGGACCCGCGGCTCCTACGAGACGGAGTTCCGCACCGTCTGGCCGGACGGCAGCGTCCACTGGATGTACGGCGTCGGGCGCGTGTTCTGCGACGACGAGGGCACGCCCGTGCGGCTCGCCGGCGTCGCCCGCCTGATCGACGAGGAGCGCAGCGCCCGCGACGCGCTCGCCGAGGCGCAGCGGCGCTTCGAGCGCCTGGCGAACGTCGCCCCGGTCCTGCTGTGGGTGGCGGCCCCGGACGGGCGCTGCACCTTCGTCAACGAGAGCCTCTGCGCCTTCACCGGCCGCAGCTTCGAGGAGCACGTCGCCGGGGTCTGGCACGAGATCGTCCACCCGGACGACCTCGACGGGGTCGTCCGTCGCCACCGCGAGGCGTTCGCGAGCCACGGCGAGCTCGAGATGGAGTACCGGATGCGTCGTCACGACGGCACGTACCGCTGGGTCCTCGACCGCTGCCGCCCGCTCGTCGACGGCGACGGGACCTTCCGCGGCTACGTCGGCGGCTGCGTCGACATCCACGAGCGGCGCGAGGCCGACATGGAGCGCGAGCGGCTGCTGGCCGCCGAGCAACGCGCGCGCGTCCAGCTCGAGGAGGCGCACGCCCGCAGCTCGTTCCTCGCGCGGCTCGGCGGTGTCCTGGAGCGCTCCCTGCACCTCGACGACACCCTCGCCGAGGTCGTCGTCCTGCTGCGCGACCAGCTCGCCGACAGCGTCGCGGTCGACGTCGTCGAGCGCCAGGGGCGCCGTACCCGGCGCCGCGGCCAGGTGAGCGTGCCGGGCGGCCCCGCCCGCCCCGAGGACTGCCCGACGACCCGCTCGGTCCCGCTCGTCGCCCGCGGCCGGCACGTCGGCGCCGTGGTCCTCGGCTGGCGCGCCGAGCGCCATCAGCCGTCGGCAGCCGACGCCCGCCACGTCGGCGACATCGCACAGCGTCTCGCGCTGTGGATCGACAACGCCCTGCTCTACGGCGAGCGCGAGCAGGTCGCCGACGCGCTCCAGGCGAGCCTGCTGCCGCCCGACCTGCCCGCGATCGACGGGATGCAGACCGCCGCCCGGTACGTCTCGGCGGACGCCGCCACCGACGTCGGCGGTGACTTCTACGACCTCTTCCCCGCCGCCGACGGCGGTTGGGTGCTCGCCGTCGGCGACGTCTGCGGCAAGGGCGCCGACGCCGCCGCGGTCACCGCGATGGCCCGCTACACGCTGCGGGCGACCGCCGCGATGGGCGAGGCCTGCCCGGACCGCGGCCTGGCCATCCTCAACCAGGCGCTGCTACGCGAGGAGACCCCGGAGCGGTTCCTCACCGCGGTCCTCGCGCACGTCTCCCCGGTCGACGCCGGCGGGCACGCCCACGTGCAGCTGGCGTGCGCGGGCCACCCCTCACCGCTCGTGCTGCGGGCCGACGGGACGATCGAGGCCGTGTCGTCGCACGGGGCGCTCATCGGCGTCCTGGCCGGCGCCCACTGGCCCGTCTCCGCCGTCGACCTCGGCCCGGGCGACGCGCTGCTCGTCGCCACCGACGGCGTCACCGAGGCGGACCGCGACGCGCCGCTGGACGCGCCGGCGCTGGCCGCGCTGCTGGGGCGCGAGCTCGGCGGGGCGCCCGCGGACGCCCAGCAGGTCGCGACCGCGGTCGAGGCGATCGCGCGCCGCCGCGCCGTCGGCGTGCTGCGCGACGATGTCGCGATCCTCGTCGTGCGGGTCCGGGACTGAGCGGACGGGCGTCCGGTGCCGCCCGACAGCAGGACGCTCAGCGCCACCGAGTTCGCCGAGATCACCGGGGTCTCGCGCGAGCGGCTGCGGACCTGGGAGCGCCGCCACGCCTTCCCCGAGCCGGTGCGGATCGGCCGCGGGGCGCGCCGCTACCTCGTCGACGACGTGCCGCGCGTGGTCGCCGTGCGCCGCTCGGTCGATCGCGGCATCCCGCTCGAGACCGCGGTGTCGGCCGCGCGCACGCAGCCCGCGGCCGGGATCAGCGATGCGGCGCGCAGCGCGCTGGCCGAGCACGCCCCGATCGCGCTCGTCGTCGTGTCCGGCCCGGAGCCGCTGCGGATCGAGGAGGTCAACGCGCTGGTCCGCGCGCGCCCCGGCGCGCCGAGCCCGGGCGACGACCTGCTCGAGCTCGCCCCGTGGTACGCCGACCATCCGGGAGCCGCGACGCTGCGGAGCCTCTTCGCGTCGACCTCGGTGGCGGCGGCGTGCGAGCACCCCGACTGGACCGCCGGGATGGTCGGGACGGCGAACGCGATCGCCTACCGGCTGCCGCAGGAGGCGGGACGCCCGCCGCTGGTGGCGCTCGTCGGGATCGACACGGCACGCGAGCGGCAGCTGCGCCGCGACCTCGACGCGGTCGCGCAGGAGCGCGCGGCGCTGCGCGCGACGCTCGAGCAGCGCGGTCGCTGGTCGGCGGCGACCGACGCGGTCGTGCGCGCGGCGCGGGCGCGCGGCGGGATGCAGGCGCTCGCGGAGGCGGCGGACGGCCTCGTGCGCAACACCGGCGCGCTGGACGCCGCGGTCGCCCCGTACATGACCGGGGCGCTCGTGCTCGGCCGGTCGAGCCGCGGCCGGCTGGGGCCCGGGACGATCACGGTGACCGCCTACGAGGAGCTGGCCGCGGCGCTGCGCGACGGCACCCCGACCTGGCTCGGGGCGGGGGCGGGAGCGGCCGTCGGCGTGCCCCCCGAGCTCGCGGCGCACGTGGTGCCCGTGGTCGCGGCGGGCGAGCCGCTCGGGGCGCTCGTGCTGCTGTTCGACGAGGAGGACGATCTGCAGGACGTGCCGACCGAGGTGCTCCTGACGATCTCGACCGTCCTCGGGTTCGTGCTCGTGCGCGAACGCGTCGTCGACCAGCTGCGCGACTGAGGGCCTCGCGCCCGCCGGCCGATCTCGTCCATCGGTCCATGCCCGTTTCCGGCCGATCGCGCCGGGCACCCCTGCGGCACCGATCCCCGGAAAAGGAGTCCCCATGATCTCCGCGATCATCGCCGTGCTCGTCGCGGCTCTCGTGTACGCCCTGTGCCTCGCCCTCGGGCTCCCCTCGATCGTCGGCATCGTCGCCGCGATCCTCGTGCTGCTCGGCGGCATCCCGACCGGGGTGTACGGCGGACGCGGCCGCCGGGCCTGAGCCTCCGGGGGCGCCGCGACCCGCGGCGCCCCCGGACGACGACGGGCGCGCCGCGACCCGCGGCGCCCCCGGACGACGACGGGCCGCCCCAGGGCGGCCCGCTGTCGTTCCGGTCGCGCGCGTCGTGCGCGCGCGGGGAGCTACTTCTTCAGCTTGTCCTTCACCGAGTCCAGGGCGCCGGAGACGGCGTCCTTCACGTCCTCGGCGGCCTCCTTGACCTTGCCGGTCAGCTCGTCGGCCTTGCCCTCCTGGCGCAGCTCCTCGTCACCGGTGAGGTCGCCAGCGGCCTGCTTGGCCTTGCCCTTGATCTGGTCGGTGGTGCCAGCCATGTCGGTTCCTTTCCAGAGGGGAAACTACGTACGTGTAGTTCTTACCCGGCGCGACGCGCGCCGAACCCGCGGACGTCGCGCTCGCGCGCCATGTCCGCCGGGGCGTCGAGGCGCTCGCGCATGTCGTTGAGCGAGCGGCGCAGCAGGCGCGAGACGTGCATCTGGGAGACGCCGACGCGATCGGCGATCTCGCGCTGCGTGAGGCCCTCGAAGAACCGCAGGCGCACGATCTCGCGCTCGCGCTCGGCGAGGGCGCCGAAGCCCTCCATCACGAGCAGGCGGCGGTCGGCCTGCGCGAACTCGACGTCCTCGCCGCCGAGCACGTCCATGGCGGTGCGGTCCTCGCCGAGCGGCTCGTCGAGCGACGCGGCCGAGTAGCTCTGCGCGCCCTGGAGCGCCTCGAGGACGTCCTCCTCGGTGCGCTCGACGGCCTTCGCGAGCTCGGCGATGCTCGGCGCGCGACCGAGCTCCGTCGAGAGGCGCTCGGTGGTCTTCGAGAGCTTGGCGCTGAGCTCCTGGAGGTCGCGCGGGATGCGGACCGACCAAGCGCGGTCACGGAAGTGGCGCTTGATCTCGCCGGCGATCGTGGGAGCGGCGAAGGTCGAGAGGCGCACACCGCGGTCGGGATCGAAACGGTCGATGGCGTTGATCAGCCCGACGCAGCCGACCTGCACGAGGTCGTCCAGCGGCTCGCCGCGGTCGGCGTAGCGACGCGCGATGTGGCGGACGAGCGGGACCATCCGCTCGACGAGCTCCTGCCGGGCACGGCGGTCACCGAGGTGGTGGTAGCGGTGCAGCAGCTCGGCCTCGGCGGCGGCTGCATCGGTGGAGCTGACGGGTGCGGGTACGTTCTGCATGGTGGTCCTCCCTGATGGGTGGTGCGCGATGACCAGCACTCTGGACCACGTCGGTGCGCCAACAAGGTGGTCAAAGGTGGTCAAGGGAGACCGCGTGCGCCGAAGCTCCGGTTTTCGAAGGTGGACAAGACCGGTCACGCGGACTTTTGCCATTCGATCGGGGCGGATGTCTGATGTCACCGAGGTTTCATCTCGCGCGCGCACGGGAAGGACCGAGCCGCCAGTCACCGAAGACGTCCGCGATACTCGCCCTCCACGAGCGCACGACGTGGCATGAGCGATCCCACCAGACCAGACCTCGAACTCACGCTGCCGGCCCGTCCGGAGAACGTCGCCGTGGTCCGGCACGTCCTCGGTTCGCTGTCCGAGGCGCTCGACGTCCGGCCCGAGCTGCTCCACGACGTGCGGCTCGCGGTGAGCGAGGCGTGCTCCAACGTCATCGTGCACGCCTACCGCGACGCCGAGGGGCTGCTCGAGCTCACCGCCCGCGCGCTGCCCCGCCGCGAGCTCGAGATCGTCGTGCGCGACCGTGGTCGCGGCATGGGCCCGCGGGCGGACTCGCCCGGGCTCGGGGTCGGCCTGCCGCTGATCGCCGCGCTGAGCTCCGCGGTGGAGATCGGCACCGCCGACGACGGCGCCACCGAGGTGCGCATGACCTTCGCCCTGGACGAGCCCGCGCACGGTGGCGACACGGTGGCCGCGTGACCGGCGCCGAACCGACGACCCTCGCCGCCCGCCAGCTCGACGGCGTGCGACTCGACCTCGCGATCGGCCCGCTCCTCGCGCCCGCGCTCGCGCGGACCGTCGGGGCGCTCGCCGCCCGCGCCGACCTCACGCTCGACCGGCTCGACGACGCGGTGCTCGTCGCCGACGCGATCAGCCACGGCGCGACCGCCGAGGCCGTCGACGACCGTCTGCCGATCCGGGTCGAGACCCGCCCGGGCGCCCTGACCCTGCGGATCGGGCCGCTGCGCGACGGCGGCGCGCGCCGCCTGCTGGACGGCGCCGACGACGCCGTTCCCGGCGCCCAGATCATCCAGCGGCTCGCCTCGCGCGCCCGGGTGAGCGGGGGCGGCAGCCGCAACGAGTACCTCGTCGTCGAACTGCTGCAGGAGGGGACCCCTTGAACGACGCCTTCGACTTCC containing:
- a CDS encoding serine protease yields the protein MTRLSTFLAAATVCAGIAAAPAAAAPAWAPAASATVTPGVQTFTAGSQCTANFVFTDASGGVYLGQAAHCAGTGEATDTNGCEAKSLPLGTAVTVRGASRPGTLVYSSWLTMQGRGERDDDTCQYNDFALVKLDRADHGRVNPSIPHWGGPTAPSSSGTRLLDTVYSYGNSSLRGGLKLLSPKRGVSLGANGGGWNHPVYTLTPGIPGDSGSAFLDRSGRALGVLSTLSIAPVPLSNGVSDVTRAVRYANANGGVAVTLATGTERFRANALPLGVRLGLLDL
- a CDS encoding SpoIIE family protein phosphatase — encoded protein: MRDRPPPAPPTVEPARATRRDEDLSLALRAANMGWWEWDLPDGEIRWSQGHEDAHGGTAAPLTYEDYLRTVHPDDRERMDALIRDAVGTRGSYETEFRTVWPDGSVHWMYGVGRVFCDDEGTPVRLAGVARLIDEERSARDALAEAQRRFERLANVAPVLLWVAAPDGRCTFVNESLCAFTGRSFEEHVAGVWHEIVHPDDLDGVVRRHREAFASHGELEMEYRMRRHDGTYRWVLDRCRPLVDGDGTFRGYVGGCVDIHERREADMERERLLAAEQRARVQLEEAHARSSFLARLGGVLERSLHLDDTLAEVVVLLRDQLADSVAVDVVERQGRRTRRRGQVSVPGGPARPEDCPTTRSVPLVARGRHVGAVVLGWRAERHQPSAADARHVGDIAQRLALWIDNALLYGEREQVADALQASLLPPDLPAIDGMQTAARYVSADAATDVGGDFYDLFPAADGGWVLAVGDVCGKGADAAAVTAMARYTLRATAAMGEACPDRGLAILNQALLREETPERFLTAVLAHVSPVDAGGHAHVQLACAGHPSPLVLRADGTIEAVSSHGALIGVLAGAHWPVSAVDLGPGDALLVATDGVTEADRDAPLDAPALAALLGRELGGAPADAQQVATAVEAIARRRAVGVLRDDVAILVVRVRD
- a CDS encoding helix-turn-helix domain-containing protein; the encoded protein is MPPDSRTLSATEFAEITGVSRERLRTWERRHAFPEPVRIGRGARRYLVDDVPRVVAVRRSVDRGIPLETAVSAARTQPAAGISDAARSALAEHAPIALVVVSGPEPLRIEEVNALVRARPGAPSPGDDLLELAPWYADHPGAATLRSLFASTSVAAACEHPDWTAGMVGTANAIAYRLPQEAGRPPLVALVGIDTARERQLRRDLDAVAQERAALRATLEQRGRWSAATDAVVRAARARGGMQALAEAADGLVRNTGALDAAVAPYMTGALVLGRSSRGRLGPGTITVTAYEELAAALRDGTPTWLGAGAGAAVGVPPELAAHVVPVVAAGEPLGALVLLFDEEDDLQDVPTEVLLTISTVLGFVLVRERVVDQLRD
- a CDS encoding CsbD family protein; amino-acid sequence: MAGTTDQIKGKAKQAAGDLTGDEELRQEGKADELTGKVKEAAEDVKDAVSGALDSVKDKLKK
- a CDS encoding SigB/SigF/SigG family RNA polymerase sigma factor; protein product: MQNVPAPVSSTDAAAAEAELLHRYHHLGDRRARQELVERMVPLVRHIARRYADRGEPLDDLVQVGCVGLINAIDRFDPDRGVRLSTFAAPTIAGEIKRHFRDRAWSVRIPRDLQELSAKLSKTTERLSTELGRAPSIAELAKAVERTEEDVLEALQGAQSYSAASLDEPLGEDRTAMDVLGGEDVEFAQADRRLLVMEGFGALAEREREIVRLRFFEGLTQREIADRVGVSQMHVSRLLRRSLNDMRERLDAPADMARERDVRGFGARRAG
- a CDS encoding ATP-binding protein; this translates as MSDPTRPDLELTLPARPENVAVVRHVLGSLSEALDVRPELLHDVRLAVSEACSNVIVHAYRDAEGLLELTARALPRRELEIVVRDRGRGMGPRADSPGLGVGLPLIAALSSAVEIGTADDGATEVRMTFALDEPAHGGDTVAA